Part of the Crossiella cryophila genome, GAAATCAAGCTATGCAGTGCCGACCTGGCACTGCCACTCACGAGCAGGTGAACCCGGCCCGGACCCGGATATGGCCTGGTTACGGGCTTCGGTGGCCCGGTTCAGCAGCGGATCGGCGCATCAGCGGCGGCGCTCCTTAGCATGTGCCGAGCTGGCACACGTACACCCGATGGGGTTGTTCCGGCTGGCAGCGGCAAATCCGCAGGTCGAGCCGGTCTTGCTGCTCGCCGAGGCGATGGGGTTGACCGGGATCCGGGCCGAGACCGTTGCCACCGTGGCAAGGGCCTATCACCCGCACACCGCGACCGGCCCTGGCACTGATCAGGCGGCAGCCGATCGTGCGGTCGCGGAGCTGGTGACCTGCTGCGGCAGGCGCGCGGACGAGCGCACCGCGGCCCGGATCTGCCTGCTGGTCCAGTCCGCCGAAGCCACCGCCGCCCTGCGCGCGGCGGCCCGCGAACACGGCTCCGTCCAGGCCGCGCTCCGGCTCGCCCCGCCGGTCCGGCACACCCGGCGGATCAGCCCGGACGGCGCCGAGTTGCTGCTCGAACTCGGCGGCGACCTGGCCTTCGGCGCCGGGGCGCACGCCTGCCCCGGCCGCACCCACGCGCTCGCCATGGTGGCGGGCCTGCTCGGAGAGGACAGCCCATGACCACCGCCTTCCACGCCCTGCACGCGGGCCCGGAACCGCTGCTGCTGCCCAACGCCTGGGACTTCGGCTCCGGCGCGCTGCTGGCCGGCGCCGGGTTCGCCGCCATCGGCACCACCAGCCTTGGCGTGGCGGTCGCCGCCGGACTCCCGGACGCCCAGGGCGCCGCCCGCGGCGAGACCCTGGCCCTGGCCCGCCTGCTGACCCGGCTGCCCTGCCCGGTGACGGTGGACATCGAGGGCGGCTTCAGCGCGGACCCGGCCGAGGTCGGCGCGCTGGCCGCCGAACTGGCCGCGGCCGGCGTCGCGGGTATCAACATCGAGGACGGGCGCTATGCTGGACTGGCTGATCCCGGAGCGCAGGCCGAGTTGATCAGCGCGATCCGGGTGGCGGCCCCGGAGTTGTTCATCAACGCCCGCACCGACACCTTCTGGCTGGACCACGGCGATCTCGGCGAGACGCTGCGGCGGGTGCGGCGGTATGTCGAGGCGGGTGCGGACGGGGTGTTCGTGCCGGGGCTGGCCGACGCCGAGGGCATCCGGCGGGTGGTCGGCGAGGCGGGCGTGCCGGTGAACCTGCTGTTTGTGCCAGGTCGGCACAGCGTGGCTGAGCTGGGTGAACTCGGGGTGCGCCGGGTGAGCACCGGGTCGCTGTTGTTCCGGGCGGCGTTGCACGCGGTGGTGGAGACGGCGGCGGCGGTGCGGGATGGCCGCGCGATCGCCGAGGGCGTGCCGGGCTATGCCGAGATCGATCGGCTCACGGCAGGTCCAGCGGCGTGAGTTCGGCGATCGAGCCGAGGATGAACGTCTGGAACTTCATCTTCTCCACCAGGCCCGCATCGCCGCCGTCGACCAGCTCCAGCTTCGGACCGCCGGTGCCGACCATGCTCAGCATCGTGGTCCCCGGTCCGTTCCGGGCCAGGTAGGCCCAGCAGTACAGACGCTCCTCGCCGGTGGGCTGCCGGTTGTCGGCGCAGAAGGCGAAGGCGGCGTCGACCCCGGTGGTGCCCTTGATCGTCACCTCACCCCGGTACTGGAAGGAGCCCAGCTCCGGATCCTTCCAGGCCGGACAGGTCCTGGTGGCCAGCTCGCGCAGCTCGGCGATCAGCTGCTCGGCTCGTCGTCCCTGGTAGAGGTGCCCGGCGCTGCTCGCCCAGTCGTGGTCGGACTGCCAGCGGCGCAGGTAGCTGACCGCGGGCGGCGTGCTCAGCTCGGCCCAGCAACTGGTCATCGGGCCCTTGTCCACGTGCTGCTCGTGGAAGCGGGTGCCGCTGCTCTGCACGGTGTCGATGGGCAGCACCGCCTGGAAGGTCAGGTGCCGGAAGGCGCGTTCCTGCTCCGGCGGCAGGCCAGGTGTGGTGGTCGCCGGAGGCGCGGCCGGGGTGCTGCTCGCCGGTGCCGACGCGGCGGGTTCGGCGGGCTGGGCGCAGCCGGTCAGCGCCAGGCACGCGAGCAGGGTCAGCAGCGTTCTTCTCATCGTATTCCCCCTCAGTTTGAGCGTTCGCTCAATATGGAAGCAGCTTTTAAGCGATTGCTCAAGTTCTGGTTCGCGTGATCGGCTGCGGTGATCGCGAACGAAGGAGCTGGGGATGGTTGAGATCGGGCCACTGGCCGAGCACGAACGGCCGGCCTGGGAGGCGTTGTTCCGCGGCTACACCGACTTCTACCAGCGGGTCATGCCGCAGCAGGGCTACGACCGGGCCTGGCGGGAGTTCCAGACCGGGACCAGGATGCACGCGCTGGGCGCCCGGCTGGACGGCGAACTGGTGGGCATCACGCACTTCCTGGTGCACCCGAGCACCTCGTCAGCCGATTCCTGCTACCTCCAGGACCTGTTCACCGCGCCGGCCGCCCGCGGCCGGGGCGTGGCTCGCGCGCTGATCGAAGCCGTGGTGGAGTGGGCCCGTGGACAGGACTGCGGGCGGGTCTACTGGCACACCCAGGAGACGAACGCGACCGCCCGGCGGCTCTACGACCAGGTGGCGCTGAACAAGGGGTTCATCCAGTACCAGGTGCCGCTGGACTGAGCGGTCAGAGGCGCTCGAAGCCGCGGCGCAGCTCCCAGTCGGTGACCGTCGCGGCGAAGGCGTCCAGCTCGGCCTGGGCGGCGCGAGCGTAGTGCCCGACCACCTCCGCGCCGAAGGCAGCCTCGGCGACCGGGCTGGCCAGCCACAGGTCGACGGCGGTGGCCAGGTCCGGTGGCAGGGTGCGCCGGTCGGTGGCGAAGGCGTTGCCCTGGAAGGGTTCCTCGAGTTCCAGCCGGTGGTCGATGCCGTGCAGGCCGGCCGCGATCACGGCGGCGACCGCGAGGTAGGGGTTGGCGTCGCCGCCGGGCACCCGGTGTTCCAGCCGCAGCGACTCGCCATGGCCGACCACCCGGATCGGGCAGGTCCGGTTGTCCCGGCCCCAGCCCAGCGTGGTGGGCGCGAACGCGCCGGGGGCGAATCGCTTGTAGGAGTTGACGTTCGGCGCCTGGAACAGCACCAGTTCACGGGCGCAGGCGAGCTGGCCCGCGATGAAGTGCCGCATCAGCGCCGACATCCCGTCGCCCTCGGCGAACACCGGCCGGTCCTCGGTGTCGCGCAGGGACAGGTGCAGGTGGCAGGAGTTGCCCTCGCCGGCGTCGAACTTGGCCATGAAGGTCAGCGCACGGCCGTGCGCGGCCGCGATCTGCTTGGCCCCGGTCTTGTACAGCACGGTGTTGTCGCAGGTGGTGAGCGCGTCCTGGTGGCGGAAGACGATCTCGTACTGGCCGGAGTGGCATTCGCCGCGCGCGGACTCCAGGCGCAGCCCGGCCCGCACCATGTCCCGGCGGATGTGGTTGACCAGTGGGTCCACATCGGACAGTCCGGCCACCGCGTAGTCCACGTTGTGCCGGGTGGCCGGGCGCAGGTCGCGGTAGCCGCGTTCCCAGGCATCCTGGTAGTCCTCCCGGAACACCAGGAACTCCAGCTCCGCGCCGACCCGCGCGGTCAGGCCGCGGGCGGCCAGCCGGTCCAGCTGGGTGCGCAGGATCTGCCGGGGCGCCACCCCGACCGGGTCGCCGCCGGGCCAGTGCGCGTCGGCGAGCACCAGCGCGGTGCCCTCGTCCCAGGGCAGCAGGCGTAGCGTGGCCGGGTCGGGGAGCAGCGTGAAATCGCCGAAACCCGTTGCGGCGGCGTCGATCGCGTAGCCGGGTCCAGTGGTCATGTCGACGTCCACGGCCAGCAGGTAGGCGCACGCGGCCGCGCCGCCGACCCCTACCGTGTCAAGGTAGTGCTCGGCGTCCACTCTGCTGCCAAGGAGCCTGCCGGTGAGATCGGGCAGCGCCACGATCACGTTGTCCACCAGGCCATCCGCCACCGAGGCCCGCAACTCCTCCCAGGACAGCGGGACCGCCGGACGGGTGGTCACGGGGCGCCGAAGCTGGTGAAGGCGGTGCGTGCGGGCAGGCGGTGCACGGTGCGGCCGGTGACCGCGTTGAGGATGGTGGCCGCCCGCCAGGCGCCCAGGGTGAGGTCGGGCGCGCCGACGCCGTGCGTGTGCAGCTCGCCGTTCTGCACGTAGAGGCCGCCGGTGACGGCCGGGTCCAGCTCGACCCGGTGGTCGGCGTTGACGCGCTGGCGGCGGCGCTCGTCCCAGTGCACGAGGTGGTCCAGCGGGTCCAGGAACGGTGGTACGCTCGCGGCGTAGCCGGTGGCGAGGACTACCCGATCGGTGTCCACTGTGTACGGCCGATCCTGCTGGATCTCATGGCAGCCCAGGCGATAGCGACCATCGACGCTTTCCACGGTGCGGATCTCGGTGTGCGGGGTCAGTTCGGCGGCGACCCGGCCACCCCCTACGGTGCGTTCGTAGAGCAGGTCCTGGATCTCGGCGAGGGTGTCGGCGCTGACCGCCTTGTAAAGCTGCCACTGCGCGGGCACCAGTCTGTCCCTTGTGGACGGATCGAGGCCGCGGAAGTAGCTGGTGTAGTCCGGGGTGAAGTGCTCCAGGCCGATCTTGGAGTACTCCATGGGCGCGAACTGGCCGCGGGTCAGCCAGCGCACCCGGCTGCCGGTCTCCGGCTGGCGGCGCAACAGGTCGAGGAAGACCTCCGCGCCGGACTGACCGGAGCCGATCACGGTGACGTCGGCGGCCGCGGTGAGCGCGGGCAGGTTGGTCAGGTAGTCGGCGGCGTGGCAGATCTCCTTGCCCAGCAAGGGCTGGAACGCCGCGGGCACCCTGGGCTGGGTGCCGACGCCGAGCACCACGTTGCGGGCCAGCAGTTCCCCGCCGTCGTGGGTGAGGCGGAAGGCGGCCCGGTCCGCGTCCCAGGACACCGCGGTGACCTCGGCGCCGAACCGGCAGGAGGGCAGCGAGCGGGCGACCCAGGCGCAGTAGTGGTCGTACTCCCGGCGCGGCACGTGGAAGCGCTCGGCGAAGAAGAACGGGAACATCCGGTCGTGTTCGCGCAGGTAGTTCAGGAAGGACCAGCGGCTGGTCGGGTCGACCATGGTGACCAGGTCGGCCAGGAACGGGACCTGCAGCCGGGCGCCGTCGAGCAACAGGCCGGGATGCCAGCTGAACTCGGCGCGCCGGTCCAGGAACACCGCGTCCAGGCCGGGCACCGCGTCGGCGAGCGCGGCCAGGCCCAGGTTGAACGGCCCGAGCCCGATCCCGGCCAGGTCGTGCACGTCCGTGCTCATCCGGTGGCCTCCGCCGTGTCCTCGGCCTCGCCCGCCTCGACCACGAGTGCCAGCAGGGCGTCCACGTCGGCGGTGGTGGCGTGCGGGTTGAGCAGGGTGAGCTTGAGCCGGATCCGGCCGTCCACCTCGGTGCGGCCGACCACCGCGCTGCCCTCGGTCAGCAGCCTGCGCCGCAGGGCGGCGTTGACCTGGTCCGGATCGCGGTGCCGGGCCTGGAAGTGGAACACCACGGTGCTCAGCACGGGCCGGGCGGCGAGCACGAGTCGGGGATGCGCGTCGATGGCCGTTGCGGCGTGTCCGGCCAGGT contains:
- a CDS encoding isocitrate lyase/PEP mutase family protein translates to MTTAFHALHAGPEPLLLPNAWDFGSGALLAGAGFAAIGTTSLGVAVAAGLPDAQGAARGETLALARLLTRLPCPVTVDIEGGFSADPAEVGALAAELAAAGVAGINIEDGRYAGLADPGAQAELISAIRVAAPELFINARTDTFWLDHGDLGETLRRVRRYVEAGADGVFVPGLADAEGIRRVVGEAGVPVNLLFVPGRHSVAELGELGVRRVSTGSLLFRAALHAVVETAAAVRDGRAIAEGVPGYAEIDRLTAGPAA
- a CDS encoding GNAT family N-acetyltransferase; this encodes MVEIGPLAEHERPAWEALFRGYTDFYQRVMPQQGYDRAWREFQTGTRMHALGARLDGELVGITHFLVHPSTSSADSCYLQDLFTAPAARGRGVARALIEAVVEWARGQDCGRVYWHTQETNATARRLYDQVALNKGFIQYQVPLD
- a CDS encoding glutamine synthetase family protein; the protein is MTTRPAVPLSWEELRASVADGLVDNVIVALPDLTGRLLGSRVDAEHYLDTVGVGGAAACAYLLAVDVDMTTGPGYAIDAAATGFGDFTLLPDPATLRLLPWDEGTALVLADAHWPGGDPVGVAPRQILRTQLDRLAARGLTARVGAELEFLVFREDYQDAWERGYRDLRPATRHNVDYAVAGLSDVDPLVNHIRRDMVRAGLRLESARGECHSGQYEIVFRHQDALTTCDNTVLYKTGAKQIAAAHGRALTFMAKFDAGEGNSCHLHLSLRDTEDRPVFAEGDGMSALMRHFIAGQLACARELVLFQAPNVNSYKRFAPGAFAPTTLGWGRDNRTCPIRVVGHGESLRLEHRVPGGDANPYLAVAAVIAAGLHGIDHRLELEEPFQGNAFATDRRTLPPDLATAVDLWLASPVAEAAFGAEVVGHYARAAQAELDAFAATVTDWELRRGFERL
- a CDS encoding lysine N(6)-hydroxylase/L-ornithine N(5)-oxygenase family protein, translating into MSTDVHDLAGIGLGPFNLGLAALADAVPGLDAVFLDRRAEFSWHPGLLLDGARLQVPFLADLVTMVDPTSRWSFLNYLREHDRMFPFFFAERFHVPRREYDHYCAWVARSLPSCRFGAEVTAVSWDADRAAFRLTHDGGELLARNVVLGVGTQPRVPAAFQPLLGKEICHAADYLTNLPALTAAADVTVIGSGQSGAEVFLDLLRRQPETGSRVRWLTRGQFAPMEYSKIGLEHFTPDYTSYFRGLDPSTRDRLVPAQWQLYKAVSADTLAEIQDLLYERTVGGGRVAAELTPHTEIRTVESVDGRYRLGCHEIQQDRPYTVDTDRVVLATGYAASVPPFLDPLDHLVHWDERRRQRVNADHRVELDPAVTGGLYVQNGELHTHGVGAPDLTLGAWRAATILNAVTGRTVHRLPARTAFTSFGAP